A single genomic interval of Juglans regia cultivar Chandler chromosome 1, Walnut 2.0, whole genome shotgun sequence harbors:
- the LOC108996120 gene encoding putative wall-associated receptor kinase-like 13: MVGRLVLWTILSLLSINSFAEAAAKLLAQNSSCKDRCGSVHIPYPFGMGADHCYVDDWFEIICKKDSTLGTPKPFLKRFNQELLAISILESTVRVSHRITASCSTTTTVNQYNKEFENSPFAFSESNNMFVAMGCNNSASVWSLDGRIIFGGCKSPCDRGRFIHGNRSNGTFNCCQTEIPYDLNAFITTIEPKVSHNIANVNGECNYAFLVDKHWFQKYFTVPNPNISVPVVLKWGIDPTSYSSKLHGPTSSKQYHCHRHDPTLLGNHNFTISTHTCACAHGYKGNPYLPQGCQDIDECAYPELNHCSNSRCESTDGGHRCTDTRMSIIIEGISTILGALFMVIGGWWSYKVVQKRRRLKQKETFFQRNGGLLLQQQLSSREAHVENIKLFNSKDLELATTCFSGNRILGEGGQGTVFKGMLADGRIVAIKKSKVMDEEKLQEFINEVVILSRINHRNVVKLLGCCLETEVPLLVYEFIPNGTLSQYLNDQNEEFPLTWDMRLRIATEVAGALFYLHSTASAPIYHRDIKSINILLDEKLKAKVADFGISRSVAIDQTHLRTQVQGTFGYIDPEYYELGQFTEKCDVYSFGVVLAELLTREKPISSTRTSKTKSLAIYFITSMEENNLFGILDNQILKEAKKEEIIVVANLVKGCLSKKGKNRPTMKEVTMELELVQMLRKDSIPVQNCEEEEIVRTDKMYGKCMRCC; this comes from the exons ATGGTGGGGAGATTGGTGCTTTGGACCATTTTGTCGTTGTTGTCAATTAATTCATTTGCAGAAGCAGCAGCGAAATTATTAGCTCAAAATTCATCATGTAAAGATCGTTGTGGGAGTGTTCATATTCCATACCCTTTTGGAATGGGAGCTGATCATTGCTACGTTGACGATtggtttgaaataatttgtaaaaaggACAGTACCCTGGGCACTCCCAAACCTTTCTTGAAGAGGTTCAACCAGGAGTTACTGGCGATTTCAATACTAGAGAGCACCGTTCGCGTCAGCCATCGCATTACTGCAAGTTGTAGTACTACTACAACAGTGAACCAGTACAATAAGGAGTTTGAAAATAGCCCTTTCGCCTTCTCGGAGAGCAACAACATGTTCGTTGCCATGGGTTGCAACAACTCTGCGTCAGTGTGGTCGCTAGATGGGCGCATTATATTTGGTGGGTGCAAGTCTCCTTGTGACAGAGGTAGATTCATACATGGAAATCGTAGCAATGGCACCTTCAATTGCTGCCAAACTGAAATTCCTTATGATCTCAATGCATTCATCACAACTATAGAGCCCAAAGTTTCCCACAATATTGCTAATGTTAATGGAGAATGCAACTATGCATTCTTGGTTGACAAACATTGGTTCCAGAAATATTTCACAGTGCCAAACCCTAATATATCAGTTCCAGTGGTATTGAAATGGGGAATTGATCCAACTTCATACTCTTCGAAATTGCATGGTCCAACCAGCAGCAAGCAGTATCACTGTCATCGCCATGATCCTACTTTGTTGGGTAATCACAACTTCACAATATCCACTCATACATGTGCATGTGCTCATGGCTACAAAGGAAATCCCTATCTTCCTCAAGGATGTCAAG ATATTGACGAATGTGCATATCCGGAGCTCAATCATTGTTCGAACTCACGCTGTGAAAGTACTGATGGGGGTCACCGTTGTACGGACACCCGGATGTCGATAATTATAG AAGGTATTAGCACAATCCTTGGAGCATTATTTATGGTTATTGGTGGATGGTGGTCATACAAAGTGGTCCAGAAAAGGAGGAGGTTGAAACAAAAGGAGACATTCTTCCAACGAAATGGTGGACTATTGTTACAGCAACAATTATCTTCAAGGGAAGCAcatgttgaaaatattaaattgtttaattcAAAAGATTTGGAGCTGGCCACTACCTGTTTTAGTGGAAATAGAATACTTGGCGAAGGAGGACAAGGCACTGTCTTTAAAGGAATGTTAGCAGATGGAAGAATCGttgcaataaaaaaatccaaggtAATGGATGAAGAAAAACTCCAAGAATTCATTAATGAAGTTGTCATTCTTTCGCGAATTAACCATAGGAATGTGGTTAAACTACTCGGATGTTGTTTGGAGACAGAAGTTCCACTgctagtttatgaatttattcctAACGGAACTCTTTCCCAATATCTCAATGATCAAAATGAAGAGTTTCCACTAACATGGGATATGCGTTTACGAATTGCCACAGAAGTTGCAGGAGCTCTCTTTTACTTGCACTCAACAGCTTCAGCACCTATTTATCATCGGGACATTAAATCTATAAACATACTCTTAGATGAAAAGCTCAAAGCAAAAGTAGCAGACTTTGGAATTTCAAGATCTGTTGCTATCGATCAAACTCACTTACGCACTCAAGTACAAGGAACTTTTGGATACATAGACCCTGAATATTATGAATTAGGTCAATTTACAGAAAAATGtgatgtttatagttttggCGTTGTTCTTGCCGAGCTGTTAACAAGAGAAAAGCCGATCTCTTCAACAAGGACATCAAAAACCAAAAGTTTagctatatattttattacttcaATGGAAGAGAATAATTTATTTGGTATCCTTGATAATCAAATCTTGAAGGAGGCTAAGAAAGAAGAGATCATTGTGGTAGCAAACCTTGTAAAAGGGTGCTTGTCCAAGAAGGGAAAGAATAGACCGACGATGAAAGAAGTGACAATGGAGTTGGAGCTAGTTCAAATGTTGCGGAAAGACTCCATTCCTGTTCAAAATTGTGAAGAGGAGGAAATTGTCAGAACTGATAAAATGTATGGCAAATGCATGCGATGCTGTTAA
- the LOC108996123 gene encoding putative wall-associated receptor kinase-like 13: MVGRLVLWTIFSFLSINSFAEEAAKLLAKNSSCKDRCGSIRIPYPFGMGADHCYVDDWFEIICKKDSTLGTPKPFLKRFNQEVLAISILESTVRVSHRITASCSTTTVNQYNKEFENSPFAFSESNNMFVAMGCNNSASMWSLDGRIIFGGCKSPCDRGRFIHGNRSNGTFNCCQTEVPYDLNAFVTTIEPKVSHNIANVNGECNYAFLVDKDWFQKYFTVPNPNISVPVVLKWGIDPTSYSLKLHGPTSSKQYDCHRHDPTLLGNHNFTISTHTCACAHGYKGNPYLPQGCQDIDECAYPELNHCSNSRCENTDGGHRCTDTRMLIIIEGISTILGALFLVIGGWWSYKVVQKRRRLKQKDKFFQRNGGLLLQQQLSTREAHVENIKLFNSKELELATNCFSGNRIIGQGGQGTVYKGMLADGRIVAIKKSKVMDSEILQEFINEVVILSQINHRNVVKLLGCCLETEVPLLVYEFIPNGTLSQYLNDDQNEEFPQTWDMRLRIATEVAGALFYLHSTASSPIYHRDIKSVNILLDEKLKAKVADFGISRSVAIDQTHLSTQVQGTFGYIDPEYYGSGQFTEKSDVYSFGVILAELLTREKPISSTRTSKTKGLAIYFITSMEENNLFAILDNRILKEAGKEEIIVVANLVKRCLSMKGKNRPTMKEVTMELELVQMLRKDHSVPVQNYEDVEIVRTDQMYGKCDAVNLYLKKKGMDIDVGSSLDSQPLGWKLERPRA; the protein is encoded by the exons atggTGGGGAGATTGGTGCTTTGGACCATTTTTTCGTTTTTGTCAATTAATTCATTTGCAGAAGAAGCAGCGAAATTATTAGCTAAAAATTCATCGTGTAAAGATCGTTGTGGGAGTATTCGCATTCCATACCCTTTTGGAATGGGAGCTGATCATTGCTACGTTGACGATTGGTTTGAAATAATCTGTAAAAAGGACAGTACCCTGGGCACTCCCAAACCTTTCTTGAAGAGGTTCAACCAGGAGGTACTGGCGATTTCAATACTAGAGAGCACCGTTCGCGTCAGCCATCGCATTACTGCGAGTTGTAGTACTACAACGGTGAACCAGTACAATAAGGAGTTTGAAAATAGTCCTTTCGCCTTCTCGGAGAGCAACAACATGTTCGTTGCCATGGGTTGCAACAACTCTGCGTCAATGTGGTCGCTAGATGGGCGCATTATATTTGGTGGGTGCAAGTCTCCTTGTGACAGAGGTAGATTCATACATGGAAATCGTAGCAATGGCACCTTCAATTGCTGCCAAACTGAAGTTCCTTACGATTTGAATGCATTCGTCACAACTATAGAGCCCAAAGTTTCCCACAATATTGCTAATGTTAATGGAGAATGCAACTATGCATTCTTGGTTGACAAAGATTGGTTCCAGAAATATTTCACAGTGCCAAACCCTAATATATCAGTTCCAGTGGTATTGAAATGGGGAATTGATCCAACTTCATACTCTTTGAAATTGCATGGTCCAACCAGCAGCAAGCAGTATGACTGTCATCGCCATGATCCTACTTTGTTGGGTAATCACAACTTCACAATATCCACTCATACATGTGCATGTGCTCATGGCTACAAAGGAAATCCCTATCTTCCTCAAGGATGTCAAG ATATTGACGAATGTGCATATCCGGAGCTCAATCATTGTTCAAACTCACGCTGTGAAAATACTGATGGGGGTCACCGTTGTACGGACACTAGGATGTTGATAATTATAG AAGGTATTAGCACAATCCTTGGAGCATTATTTCTGGTTATTGGTGGATGGTGGTCATACAAAGTTGTCCAAAAAAGGAGGAGGTTGAAACAAAAGGATAAGTTCTTCCAACGAAATGGTGGACTATTGTTACAGCAACAATTATCTACAAGGGAAGCTcatgttgaaaatattaaattgtttaattcGAAAGAGTTGGAGCTGGCCACTAACTGTTTTAGTGGAAATAGAATAATTGGACAAGGAGGACAAGGCACTGTCTATAAAGGCATGCTAGCAGATGGAAGAATCGTTGCAATAAAAAAGTCCAAGGTGATGGATTCCGAAATACTCCAAGAATTCATTAATGAAGTTGTCATTCTTTCGCAAATTAATCATAGGAATGTGGTTAAACTACTCGGATGCTGTTTGGAGACAGAAGTTCCATTgctagtttatgaatttattcctAATGGAACTCTTTCCCAATATCTCAATGATGATCAAAATGAAGAGTTTCCACAAACATGGGATATGCGTTTACGAATTGCCACAGAAGTTGCAGGAGCTCTCTTTTACTTGCACTCAACAGCTTCATCACCTATTTATCATCGAGACATTAAATCTGTAAACATACTCTTAGATGAAAAGCTCAAAGCAAAAGTAGCAGACTTTGGAATTTCAAGATCCGTTGCTATCGATCAAACTCACTTAAGCACTCAAGTGCAAGGAACTTTTGGATACATAGACCCTGAATATTATGGATCAGGTCAATTTACAGAAAAAAGtgatgtttatagttttggtGTTATTCTTGCTGAGCTCTTAACAAGAGAAAAGCCAATCTCTTCAACAAGGACATCAAAAACCAAAGGTTTAGccatatattttattacttcaATGGAAGAGAATAATTTATTTGCTATCCTTGACAATCGAATCTTGAAGGAGGCAGGGAAAGAAGAGATCATTGTGGTAGCAAACCTTGTAAAAAGGTGCTTGTCCATGAAGGGAAAGAATAGACCGACGATGAAAGAAGTCACAATGGAGTTGGAGCTAGTTCAAATGTTGCGAAAAGATCACTCCGTTCCTGTTCAAAATTATGAAGATGTGGAAATTGTCAGAACTGATCAAATGTATGGCAAATGCGATGCTGTTAATCTCTACCTAAAAAAGAAAGGTATGGATATTGATGTAGGCTCATCTTTGGACTCCCAACCATTAGGGTGGAAACTAGAAAGGCCAAGAGCCTAA